The nucleotide sequence TATTGGACGGAGTGCGACAGCTCCTACTGGTCCGACAAGGAGCCACACGAGCTCCAGTGCCACCTCGTCTCCGCCACGCACGACGGCGCCATCCGCTACCGGCTGCCGATGCCCCGCGCGGGACTGCCGGCCGTGCACTCGGTGGATACGGAGCGGCTCTACGCGACGTCCGGGGGCGCCACCGTCTCCGCTCATGCCCGTGAGGATGGGCGGGAGCTGTGGAGCGCCAACCTCGCCACGCTGCGCCCCGGCTTCCCGCCCGTGGGCGCGTCGCTCGTCATCGACGCGGTGGCGCTCGGTCCACCGTATGTGTTCACGGTGGCGCGTCACGCCGTCGAGGAAGAGAACGAGCAGAGCCTCCTCGTGGCGCTGCGCGCGAGCACGGGCGCGGTGGCTTGGACGGCCCTGACGCCTCCCGTGCGCGCGCCCCTGGTGCTGGACGCGGAGGGCAACGTCTACGGCGGCTCCTTCAGCGCCGCGACCCAGGAGACGACGCTCTTCTCGTACACGCCGGATGGCCAGCGGCGCTGGCAGACGCGCCGCGCGGGCCAGCGCAGGCCCAGCGCGGTGGATGGCGGCCGGCTGCTGCTGGAGCGCGCCGAGGTGGCGGACGCGGCCACGGGCTCACCGCTCGCCACGCTGGCCACCGCATCGCCGGATGACTCGTACGTCGCGCTGGGCTCATCCAACTCGCCCTTCGGCCGCGCGGTCTTCCAGGCCAGCGGCGTGCTCGTCCTCGCGGACCAGCCGTGCACCGCCGAGGGCTGCCCGGAGGCGCTCCACCCCGGCCGCACGTTCCTCTACGGCTTCAACCCGGAGGACGGCGCGCTGCGCTGGCACCAGCCCATCGGCGCCTGGCCCATGGCGCCGGTGCTCACCCAGCGGGACTCGCTGCTCCTGGTGGACCGGCCTCCGACCGAGGGCTGCGAGGAGGACTACAGCTGCACCGGGGACGACTCCCACCATGGCTCGTTCCTGCGCGAGCTGGACGTGAAGGACGGGCGGGAGCTGGCGGCGTGCGCGCTGCCGGGCACGGCGCCCTACATCACCCCGCCCGCGCTGCACCGGGGCCGAGTGGTGCTGGGCGCGTGGACCAACTGGCTCGCGAGCAACGACTGGACGCGGCGGATGAGCATCCGCGCCTTCGAGCTGTCCGTGCCCACCGAGCCGGCCACCTCCGGCTGGGTGACGGCGGGCGGCGGCAACTCGCGCTCGGGCACGCCGCGCTCCAATCCGTAGTCACGGGCCGGGCCACCGAAGGCGTCCCGGGGACGGGAGTGGCGGTGACTCGCCGCCCTCCCCCACTGGAGCGTTACAGCTGGTAGCGCCCGACGATGGCGCCCAGCTCGTTGGAGGCGTTGGAGAGCTGGATGGCGGCCTGCTCGCTGGCGGCCATGCGGTCGACAATCTGGTCCGCCGAGTCCGCCATGGAGCTGAGCGCGGCGAAGAGCTCGGCGATGCCGGCGTCCTGCTGGCTGACGGCGTCGGCGATGCTGCGCACCGTCTGGCCGTTGTTCTGGATGATGGTGGCCAGCGAGCGCAGGCTCTCGCCCGCGGCGCGCACCTGCTCCAGTCCGCCTTCCACCTCGCGCGCGCCGCCCTCGCTGGTGTGCACGGCGTTGGAGATGGCCCGGCCGATGTCACCGAGGATGGCCTGCACCCGCGTGGTGGCACCCGCGGACTGGTCCGCCAGCGAGCGCATCTCCCGCGCCACCACCGCGAAGGAGCGGCCCGTCTCACCACTGCGCGCCGCCTCGATGGAGGCATTGAGGGCCAGCACGTTGGACTGGTCCGCCAAATCCTTCACCGTCCGGGTGATGTCGCCCACCTGCCGCGTGCGCTGGTGCAGCTCGGAGATGGTGCGGCCCATCTGCTCCACGTGCGAGCGGATGTGCGTGAGTCCGCCCACGCTGCCGGACACCGCGGCCTCGCCCTCCTGGCCGTACACGCTGGCTCGCTCCGCCTCGCGCTGAATCGCGTCCACCCGCTTCGCCGCCGCGCGCGAGGCTTCCTGGAGCTGCTGCGCCGCGAGCTGCGTTTCATGCAGCGCCACGGCCTGCATGGACACCGCCTCGTTCTGCACCGATGCGGACTCGGTGAGCTGGGCGGACGCCGACTCCAGCTGATCGGCCGAGCCGCGCAGCGCGATCAGCAGCCCGCGCAGCTGCGCCATCAGCCCCGCGAAGGAGGCGGTGAGCTGGCCAATCTCATCCTGGGAGCGCACCTCCAGGGTGCCGCGGAAGTCGCCCTCGGCAATCACACGGGCCGTGGCGGCGGTGAGCTCGCGCAGGGGCGCCGTCATCCGGCGAATCAGCACGAAGATGGCAACCCCCGCGCCGAGCGCGAGGACACCATTCAAGAGACCGAGCACCAGCACGGAGCCGAAGGAGACCGTCTCCCAGGACCGGGACAGCGTCCCCGTGAGCGTGACGCTCACGGTGGTGAGGACGACGAGGACCAGGGTAATGGCCGCGGTCAGGCGAGCGGCAAGGCTGTGCGTCATTCGCTGCGAAGCCAAGGAGAGGATCACGA is from Pyxidicoccus trucidator and encodes:
- a CDS encoding PQQ-binding-like beta-propeller repeat protein, which codes for MPEVDTPAVADPDAPSVEVTPPPEVPPAGTGDPVEETPPGDEPPGDAEEPAPPAACSGPDGTARLAWSYDAAWDQTVDFRGTLDADGQTYWTECDSSYWSDKEPHELQCHLVSATHDGAIRYRLPMPRAGLPAVHSVDTERLYATSGGATVSAHAREDGRELWSANLATLRPGFPPVGASLVIDAVALGPPYVFTVARHAVEEENEQSLLVALRASTGAVAWTALTPPVRAPLVLDAEGNVYGGSFSAATQETTLFSYTPDGQRRWQTRRAGQRRPSAVDGGRLLLERAEVADAATGSPLATLATASPDDSYVALGSSNSPFGRAVFQASGVLVLADQPCTAEGCPEALHPGRTFLYGFNPEDGALRWHQPIGAWPMAPVLTQRDSLLLVDRPPTEGCEEDYSCTGDDSHHGSFLRELDVKDGRELAACALPGTAPYITPPALHRGRVVLGAWTNWLASNDWTRRMSIRAFELSVPTEPATSGWVTAGGGNSRSGTPRSNP